The genomic segment TATATGAACAAACTATAAGAaacgttttaaaattgttttgagttgttcacaatttaaaatatattttatgtacCTTCCGTTATGAACGCCGTTCTCCTATAAAAGAATAATTAATTAcgcaagaaaataaaacaaaatagaagtcacaaacatcttagAACTATCAGGACGTCTTAAGTGCTTACAAGAATAAAAGTAAATTCTATTtacctttcgttatgaactCCCGTTCTAAAAAATACGTGTAAAAGATGCATTATTCACAAACATCTAAGATTAATGATCGAGCTATCAGGAACGTTTTAAGATTGTTTTGTGTTGGCTAACCggtaagatatatatatattatatatatatatatatatacatgagtTGGCTAACATGTAAAATATACTCATACAACTCTtgtcccctcctcccccccccaaaaaaaaaaatatatatatatatcaatgaatCGTTAATACTCTGACAGCAgtggaaatgaataaaacagaagaaaagTCACAAACATGCATCTTAGATTAATAATCGAACTATCAGGAGCGTCTTAAACCTGTTTTGAGGTGCTAAGCTATTAAAgtaaatataaatgtaatatacttttcattttgaaatcccGTTctccaaaaataaatataaaatacgCATTATTCTGACGACAGAAGAATAAAAAACAGAATCATAAGTCATTGGGTCCGATCAAGACCAAACATACTTTGACTTCTTTATTGAAAAGGGGCCCCAGCGGAGTACGGACCGATACCACCATGACCACCGCTGGTCATGGATACCACACACAAAACATGAAGCTATTAACAGAGTTTCATGCACAAAATGTTCGTACGCACTGCACACACAATCTTCTAATGGGCTGGTACTAGGTGAGAGCTAACTGTCTTTTGCTACTTAAAGAGGATTATCCCTAATAGGATTACCGAGGAAAGACATAGGACTGGAAACTTAATCCTCAGAAAGACCCTGTGGAATGTGGTGTCTTGAACCCGAGTTAGCAAGTTATATTAGGGCAAAGGCCTAACAGGCCGTTTTCGTCATGtgaccccctaaacaattaCAGCGATATttatattgttatgtcacggacgtcggttttaccttcacctacatcattgggtttagtacagccccacctctcACATCTcacgcaaatcgtactctaaacacgtagtgttgactcttggggcagaAGTACATCcttcataaaacattttagtcttaattttttacatccacgcaaatttgaccctaaatacATAGCTATCATACaaaaaatagatacccttttttcattatttaagtgtttttgacacccttatcacgttacgtacataTTATggcctatcttgaaaaagacatcctttttacatgtttttttagtcgcgcatggtatccactcctcaatgtaagtgcccccccccccgggtcaaTGATTTACATCCTTACATCCCATTCTGTGACTGATTTACTTTCAGTCTGTTTTCTGccctttaatattttcattttgtttctaaCACATAggtaaaaattttacaagcTTGGGTGAATGTTTTAAAAAGGAACAATATGTTGTCAGTCCCACCTCATCCCTTCATTTCCCAAATATTTCATCTTGTGAATGCAAACACCttgatatatgtttttttagtgaaacatataaacaatattataatataacagaaaatgaaagtatatagGTATCAAAATTATAGATGTTCATGCAAAATCATGCATGTCATTGTCAGCTAAATGTACACAGCCAAAATATACTACACAATCAAATTAACAAAGGAATGAAGATGCACTGACAGCACTGTAAGTCCAAATCTTTTAAGAGGATGGTTGCTTAGCAACAATAGCTTCCTATATATATCGATGGATGGACTTAAGATGGCTGGCTAACAAGTTTGATAGAATGACACGCAGTATCTAGGTCGCTCTATAATTGAAGTGGAATCTAATATCCAAGCCATGCAAATGGAGACAAAGCCTAAAGGCATTCTGAAAAttatgcaattttcttttagcAATGCAATTACCCCAAGACCAGAGTTACAGATATatcaaaaaaacattttggaaaCAGTATTGAggtaaaagtacatgtattggcctactttatatgtttgttttCACATAATGTAAAGACAAGCAATAGCaaccaaaaatatttcaatactAAAGTCAATATTCAATGTTTAACAAACTGCACACAGAGAATCAAACACATAACTAATTTGAAATGAATCCTAGTTAAAGTGAACATGTTTCATAATGTtaaggcctggtcacaccgcccgagcgttgttggagcggtAGGGAGAGAGGGTCGAATTTCGACAACGCTCGTCACCGCTCACAAAATTtaggaaaaaatcgaaaacatGGGCGTTGCCTTAGCGGTGCACCGCTGAAGCCAGCGTAGCTTTAGCGTTGGTTTAACGGTGGCGAGCGGTCGCGAGCGTTGGTTTAGCGGTGACTCGAGCGTTGATAGAGCGGAGTTCTGCGCATGCGGgcgtcgcacagtgggccagaatgagttgaaagtgcgccaaaattattttccgtgttatatttttactttaacatgtagattaagggtaattttgggcgtagaatcgactaaacataatttaaagcccatatgacgtcactttgataccaaattttgattggctgcttaaaacctatctgtgaaaagaaaaaattccCCAAACAATGTgaagtatataaactttgtgttatgtgttactttaagattgatcagagtgaatgttggtttatgcttctcacatgcctaaaaagtgtgtatgagatcctgaaaataattttatggcatcaaaatgatcattagattaaaaaaatactttaaaatctgaaaaatattaaccgtgctttattAAGCTGTGTAGACTTGGTTAAAACGCGGAGtatataacacaacaaatattttactatgatgagggtttttggctgaaattattctacaagtaacttttatctctggaagagggctgggtagcccttatatgcgttatcaaccttcattttgtttacattatgcccagaatttcatggaatggaaggggaattgTCCCCGCcgtgcaaaattgcaaaaatgaacagcaatgtacaccccacacggtgcgctgcgatgactgcACGGAATAAAAAAGACCGTTTTTGAACAGGTTTTTGGGGTGATGtctcaagtaaaatcggctctaacataaaaacgggcagctaaatttggtattgacttaaagcttagacaccGGGCGAAatgatgatagaatttaaacggaaatccacggaaatcaaAACGTTTctcatgtaaatgcaaaaaacatgattATCAGCCCATTTTGATTCCAAATGAGCTCCTTACTCATTTCTCCCCGTAGTTATAGCCAAATTCTGGTTCCGCTCCGACACCTCCATACCAACGCTAAACCAAGGTTCATCACCGCAATGGATCGCTACTTTAACGCCCACCACCTTTCCAGCAATCCCGTGTCCGCTCGGAAAACGCTTACAACCGCTCCACCAAAGTTTGTGAACCGTTTAATCACCGGCCGGGCAACACTGGTGAAGCAGCGGTTGTCCAGCGTTCAAGATTTCTGCGTTGGCCTAGCGGACCCAAGCGTTCACGAACTTTCATCTAGCGGTGCCAAACTTTGACTGGGCGTTGTTAGAGCGGTAATCAACTTTGCTGGAGCGGAAAATTGCCCGCTCCtcaccgctcgcaatattttgagcagctcaaaactttcggAGCGGTAGGAGGGACCATCAGCGGTGGCCGAGCGTATTCGGCGTTGCCTTAACGAAGGCCAACTTTGGTTAAACGGTGGTGAACGGTAGCGAGCGGTGATGATTTTTTCTCTccgctccaacaacgctcgggcggtgtgaccaggcctttaATCTTTTATAGGGTGGAGGTGCTGCAGCTCAGTggatggttacacttcgtaattccaaaggttctttattccgaaggttcgtaattccgaaacacgtaaattgcctatacctcgatgttcgttaatccgaaaacgtaatagggttcgttaatccgaacatttgtggcgttattccgaaggttcgttattccgaaggtccgataatccgaaaacgaaataaggtttgatgttccgaaggttcgttaatccgaaaacgaaataaggttcgttgttccgaaggttcgttagtccgaaaacgaaataaggttcgttaattatttagttttcggaccaacgaaccttcggaattacgaacctcatttcgttttcggattaacgaaccttcggaattacgaacctcacttcgttttcggactaacgaaccttcggaattacgaaccttcggaaatacgaaccttcggaataacgaaccttcggaatatccgaaccttcggaataacgaagcttcggaattataAATGTATGCGCAGTGGATATACGTCTCTGCATCTGTTGCTTTGAATCACAAGGTCTATGGGTTGGAATCCCACTGCAGCACTCACATCCTTTGGAATTTACAGTGTACCTAAATTTgctactctccacccaggtgtagtaaatgggtaactggtaggaagaaattccttgaatgcttgagcacctgGTAAGAGTAGCTGTGTTTAAAGCCAGGTTTTATGTTTcatctgcatagcagagcgagactatatgCGTACATGTAGCTTTTCCGATGGCAATGGCGTCATCGTCcacatcaaatcttaactgaaggttaagtttttgaaatgtcatcataactaagaaagtatatcggcctagttcatgaaagaTGGGCATAGTGGTTATCAAGTAATACTGAACATCTTGCCAGAGTttgatgtcacatgaccaaggtcaaaggtcatttagggtcaatagaccatgttgggggaacaACATCAAAGTCTTAaacgaaggttaagttttttaaatgtcatcataactgtataagggtaatcaagtaccgatattactgaacaccctgcctgagtttcaggtcacataacccAGGTCAAAGggcatttagggtcaatgaactttggtcatattaggggtatttgttgattcccatcataacttttaaaacttagggatctggttcatgaaacttggacataagagtaatcaagtagcactgaacatcctttgtgagtttcaggtcacatgaccaaggtcaaaggttatttgaCCAAGGTTGACCaaggtttatttttttaaatatcataactctgaaagtataaggatctagttcatgaaacttggacataagagtaatcaggcaTCAGTGAATATCctgcgtgagtttcaggtcacatgaccatggtcaatgaactttggctgtgttgggggtatttgttgaattgccatcataactgaaaagttatggatctagttcatgaaatatgGACATAAAtttaagggtaatcaagtatccctgataatcttgcacaagtctttggTCAAACAAAggtaaaatgtcatttagggtcatttTATTCAACACAGTCAAATATGATATCAGATTATTTTACTCACATTTTGGCCCATTTTTCCAGTTCAGCATCAAAATAGAATTTGAGTCCTTTGGGCTGAAGACCAAGTGAATTACCACAGAAGTAGATACATTCATCTTCTTTATTAACCAGAGATAGATCAACTACAACAAGAAACAATCAATGTTTAATAGTGTGTTAGGATTCACATTCAAATATGTATTCACTtccaactgaaaaaaaaaccataataTTAAATCATCAcaattgaaaaaattatttaaaaaacaataaacaaagacaaagaaatacaaactTTTAGATTTGCTTTACGGATCTGTGAATATATGTGgaaatggtggggggggggggggggggttgcaacaaGTAATATGTAGATGCCATTTCTAGAAACCAATGACAAAAAGACATCTTCTAGCTAACAGGCTATCCCCACTGTGTACATCTAGATACCTGTTTCACGAAGAGCTTCCTAGCAAAACATCTCTTGACATATATACTACAAGTGATAAAAGAAGTAAACACAGAGTCTTAACTTTGCAAAACCCATTCTTTTTAACATAAATTTGGCAAACCTTGATTATTCTAATATATCAGAAAATAGAAATGACAGCAATGAGAATAGAGACAATGTAGGCAATTCCTGATTAACAATGAACAACAGAGCATTAAATTGCTTCTAAGAAAACATTATTTCATAACTTATAAACCAGTTTTGCAATGAGAGTGGTACATGTACGTCTGGAATATTTCATCTTATTTTCATTAGAAAGAGAAAGCTAGGGCTGAAGCAAAATGGGTAACTGACATTCAAAAGACAGTTAAAGAACTTTCTTTTTTGACAATAGTTTGGCACACAATTCTGAGTTACAGTTGTAAACTTAAAAAACAGAAGACATGTGCGTCAGTGAATTGGAGAAAATAAAGGAGTAGTCCCTACCTTCCATCACAAAGCATTAGTATACCACTACCACAAAGATTAAAAATTGTTGCAAAGTTAAATATTCACAAATTTCATATTGTCTGAATTTATTAAAACTTTCACCTATGAGCTTCACTAAAGCATCTTTTCAAGCAACTGTCCACTTGGGTTGGATTTCCCTTTTAACTGACTACCTGATTCTTCAATTGTAAAAAAGATTTACCATCTGGTAATTCCTTCATCTTAGGCATGATGAATTCCTCTCTAAGTGGAGCTAGCTGATCAAGTTCATCCATCTTCTTGGCAAAGCTGTCACTGAGAATGTCCAAACCAAACCTATTGGCCTTCTCCTTCAATTCTTCTAGAGGTGACATTCCAGTCTGGCGGTCGGTCTTCATCACCTTCTTACGAGGTGGTGATGAGCCATTTTCAGCAGTCCGCGTATCCGTTGATTCTCCTGCTCGTTTCTCAGCCATTGTAGAAATGATTCCGATTGCAGGGCCTGAAGTGTTCAAAATTGTGAATTCAGTTTATAACATTAACAGTAATTTGACTTgaggttattattattaaactaaACAAAACTTTCTAATTTCTTCAATAATCTTTTGTGACTTTGCTTTATCAGAGCTGCATCCATCCAGATTTGATTTCAAATAATGGCACCTGTAAAGTTTCctaataaacaaatcaattaatAATTGCCATAGGTTTGTGCATTATCGCAGATTTATCGAACGAAAAAGACAGAACTCAACCAGAGTAGACAATAAAGGccttgtttttccttttttcattaaaattttaaaaatatcgtAATTTTATCTAGATCTAATTCTAGATCTAGAGTCTAGGTCTAGTCCTAGATCTATCATCATCTAATCGGTGCAGtcacaaagtgaaaaaaaaggcCGAGTGGGGTTCCGCCAGGGGGAGGGGGTTTATGACTGCAGAGTCCCTAATTGTGCATGCACAACAGAGAGCCGTCAGTGTAGGGGGAATTCaagtaagaaaaaaaggaatatttagAAGATTGTAAGATTTTATTGACTTTGTCGACCACCTCTCGAGTATGAGAGTACAAACATATACATGAATACAAAAAACAGAAGtgatgatatatacatgtacaacttgGTATGTGAAAACAACAGATAACATATTTACAAATCAAGGCGTTAAGGACATTTGACTACTCTACCACTACGTGTACACACGTTCTCATCTACTTTACTTTCTATAAAACTATTGTCTGTTTTCTttggttgtgaaaaaaaattaaacaatcatTCTGAcaaattttgatagtttttttcAAGTGGCAAGCATTATCTGAATTGAATAGCTTGGGCATGTGCAATGCATTTGGTTTACTGGCCATAAGATTACTGGATAAATACAGAATTCTCTCTTTGTGAAAAAAGGgacaaacaaaaatgtaatgaaattcatcTCCTATGTCTGCATGTCAACATAGAGTACAATGCAATTCATCTGTCAGGCTTGCATCAAACCTCCCCTTATTAACAGGCAATCCATTTGTTCGACATCTGAATTAACTTGAagtgacataatttttct from the Lytechinus pictus isolate F3 Inbred chromosome 1, Lp3.0, whole genome shotgun sequence genome contains:
- the LOC129282538 gene encoding kynureninase-like, with protein sequence MAEKRAGESTDTRTAENGSSPPRKKVMKTDRQTGMSPLEELKEKANRFGLDILSDSFAKKMDELDQLAPLREEFIMPKMKELPDVDLSLVNKEDECIYFCGNSLGLQPKGLKFYFDAELEKWAKM